In Gemmatimonadota bacterium, a genomic segment contains:
- a CDS encoding type II toxin-antitoxin system VapC family toxin: MVVYADSSAVLAWLLGEPRAQAVRTLLESAEHVVTSQLTAIECARVLHRARALGVLSLEQRTALFRDFRDASAQWEHLAVGDRVSRLASAPYPVEPIRALDALHLASALLAREAWPQLTMLSLDQRVRDNATALTIPVAPA; the protein is encoded by the coding sequence ATGGTCGTCTACGCCGATTCCAGCGCCGTCCTCGCCTGGTTGCTGGGGGAGCCGCGTGCGCAGGCCGTGCGCACGCTGCTGGAGTCCGCCGAGCACGTGGTGACGTCGCAACTCACGGCCATCGAGTGCGCGCGCGTGCTGCATCGCGCGCGCGCGTTAGGCGTGCTCTCGCTCGAGCAGCGCACCGCCCTCTTTCGCGACTTCCGTGACGCGTCGGCGCAATGGGAGCACCTGGCCGTGGGGGATCGTGTCTCGCGGCTGGCGTCGGCGCCGTATCCCGTCGAACCGATCCGGGCGCTCGACGCCTTGCACCTCGCCAGCGCCTTGCTCGCGCGCGAGGCGTGGCCGCAGCTCACGATGCTCAGCCTCGATCAACGCGTGCGCGACAACGCCACGGCACTCACCATCCCGGTCGCGCCAGCCTGA
- a CDS encoding type II toxin-antitoxin system prevent-host-death family antitoxin produces the protein MRTIGIRDLKAHLSQTLRDVQRGELYLVTDRGRVVAELRPPGSEAAALTPEDSARRAMLASGELRAAEAPRAPYRRSDITLPEGVASELLDWVRGER, from the coding sequence ATGCGCACCATCGGCATTCGTGACCTCAAGGCCCACCTGAGCCAGACGTTGCGTGACGTGCAGCGCGGGGAGCTCTATCTCGTCACCGATCGCGGGCGCGTCGTGGCGGAGCTGCGTCCCCCCGGCTCGGAGGCCGCGGCGCTGACCCCCGAAGACTCGGCTCGGCGCGCCATGCTCGCGTCAGGCGAACTGCGCGCCGCGGAGGCGCCTCGCGCCCCGTATCGCCGGAGCGACATCACCCTCCCTGAGGGGGTCGCGTCCGAGCTGCTCGACTGGGTGCGGGGCGAGCGTTAG